In Vigna angularis cultivar LongXiaoDou No.4 chromosome 8, ASM1680809v1, whole genome shotgun sequence, the DNA window GgaatttgttgttttattcTGTGGTTACATTTCCAATTAGGTTCAGTGTTTGTGTTTaatgctttttatttctttgttaaaaaaatagtgaGTTGGGTTTGGAAGTGATGAAAGTGACTTTGCAACAATAATGGATAAACAATGCTGCTATTCTGAGAAATGGGTTGAGGTGACTCATGCCACCTGTTGGAAGAAAAGCCACCTGAACAACAGGTTCAGAAGCATACATTCTTTTTGTGTGTGCCTGACTCATATTTTGACAAGCCATAATGGTAGTGTTAATTGTTTAAAGGAAAATTCTTCTACGAATGAAATTTTTCTTAGCATAAATATATTCTTAGGAGTTTACGTTCTTAGGGAAGATTTTCTTACTAGTAAACAACCACaaacagaaaatagaaattttaaaaagactCAATAAAAGACATCTTGTTTATTCATTATGTATAGTTCAGTACATGGAACTCAACTTGAGAATAATCTTGTACGAAAAGTGCAAGATGTGCCATACACTTTACTCATTAAGATTTtgatataaatcaaaatttagtATTAAACCTTCTGGAACTGCACTTTGTATGGGTCAGAAGTTAGAGCCAAACGCTTGCCATATTGGTCCTGATATATTCCAATATCACTGCATGGATAATTGCAATAATTGCACACACTTGGACAATACACCATCTTGTAAGCATCCTCGTACTTCTCAATCTTGAACCAACTTTGGATGGTTTGAGGGCCAGGATTGCCCAAAGCGCCACCAGTTGAGACAAACCACAGTGATGTTGAATAATCATAGTCCTTAAGCTTCCACACTGTGGAATCTGGACAACCTGTGTAGGTGGCGAATAAAATGTTGAGATCAGTGGAAACGCGAATCACACCTTTCTTCTCATTAACAGGTAGAAACATAAATTGGAGGCCTTGGTAACCATCAACAACTACAAGATCAAGAGGGCAATCTTGACCTGTGGTTGAGAGGTTAAGGCCACCTACATCAGAGGATGCTGGAACAATGTAGTAATAGTCACCAGCTCGCACCTTCTTCCCTGATGTGTCCACAATTTGGTCTGGTGCAGCACCTGCTTCCCCAAGTAGTGCCTTTGTGCTCAAGGCAACCACTAGTATCAATGCTACCAATGTCATATTCATTTTtctgtgtttaatttttttcttcttgtaacTCCTGTGAGATGGATATGGAAGAAGGGTGAGATTTACATTTATATAAGCAAGGGGATGGAATCTGTGTACCCAAGTGCACCAAAGTCATGGATTTCTTCTTATACAATTGGCCTATAAAGAttcaattttgtaaaagaaGTTGTGGTTGGCTAGATTTTTAAGTTTCTGATGAAGTTACAGTTTGGTTTAAGCTCAATATTTCAGAGCCTAACTTCTTGTACCATGTTTAAGACTAGAGAGAAAGTTCTTCCTCTGTTTAGGATGCAAAGCTTAAAGAAGCACATAGTTTAGTGCATTTCCACTGTGAAATTAATGAATATcttgttttctctctctctctctctctctgtctttgtttttgttttctttatgttgGTTGTTCTTTTCCCCAAATTTAGGCAGGTGGTGGGACAGAAAAAGAGGttcacaataaataataaagcaTTAGGTATACTGCTATTTTTGCACAAACtacatatatagtttttttttacatcaatGAAATTTACAAATGAGTTAATTTTGATATAGTACCAATGTAATGAATTTTACATTGTTAAtcaattatgaaataaattatgagctgtaaataattattaaaaattaccaCAAAATCAATTTTGGTTCGTGGGATGTTTTTTACGGTAAGTATGTCCGAATTGAGGGTTGTGATTGGAGAAGTTGTTCCTAAAGAAAGATTGGTCAGAATGTCATAAAATAAGAGTTAGTCATAttggaaataaattattattagataGATGGATCATGCAGTTTTTAATTGCAAAACAAAGTGCCTACTTAATCAACTTCTCTTTTTTGGAACTTTCCcgttgaaattttaaaaataattagagaccagaaataattcttaaataatCTAAGATCACTATGGAAATTGAACCAAATCACAAAAGCACGTCAGGAAGAGATTAATACGTAATTCATTCAgacaatattaaaacaatataaacacATCAATTTTATTCATGTTTTTAAAGATTGAATTGTTGGGAATTATAGGGCtcttattcatatatatatatatatatatatatatatatatatatatatatatatatatatatatatatatatatatatatatatatatataaaataaaagtaaaaaaatattaaatatttacaatatcttaatcttaaatttctaaaactaaataataactaatttctAAAAACTggaagatattttaaaatttaaatatttcctaaaaactaatttaaacaaaaaagatattaagtaaatatttacaatatttatcCTTGcttaatatgtatttatttgaattttagatctttaaatttgattttctttttgttcaagATAATTTTGTTGGTCCCCCTTACTACTGAACTCTCAAAGATTCTTGCACAAAGGTTTACAAGAGTTGCACAGTTTGGAGCAGAACACGAGATTGTAATCATCATCATATTCTTAAAACCACTGTCTAGTTAAATCATTAAAAGCATCAAACTTCCACACAGTGGACTCACTCCATCTTGTAATACAATGCTACCTGATATGCATATCAAAAACAACTTCCCTTGAGAATTTTTTTCTCCATaacaagaaaaaagagaaagcagAGAGAAAACGGTGAAAAGAACTGAGGGTTGGCTGGCTGCAGAAAAAAAGGAGAACTGCAAATAAAAGATAGATAAACTTCACGGTTTAGTAGCTTGTTTACTCTGAATTACGTGGGTGTTGGGACTTTAGTAGCCTGAAAGATTCAATTTATGGTTCAATGTTTCTCTATTATAGACTTGTATATTTTATGCATAAAGGATAAGGTCAACGATTTTGGCCAAttcaatgaaatttatattgttGTTAAATTATATACTACTTCAAAAGGTATAAGAGGAtgtttattaatgttaattttatagCAGAAGGACGGTGGATCCAGAAGACTAATAcatttgaaaacaattttatgtTATTGATTGCAGTATCAAGCTTAGTTGAATTGGTTATTTTACGTTAATCAAAGTTTCAATTGAAACAAAGTGAGCTTCCGTTCTTGATTGATTCTGGAATCCATTCTCCATCCATACTCATAGTAGCCTTTCTTCTGGGTCCTCATGGCTTTGCGATCATGTTCCTCTTCCTTCATCTATGAGGTGTTTCTCAGTTTCAGAGGCGAAGACACACGTCACGGTTTCACTGGCAATCTCTACAAAGCCCTTGATGACAAGGGAATCCACACTTTCATTGATGATGAGAAGCTTCAGAGCGGAGAGGAAATAACACCTGCTCTTTTGAATGCAATTGAAGAGTCCAGGATTGGCATCACTGTGCTCTCTAAAGACTATGCTTCCTCCTCGTTTTGCTTAGATGAACTTACAACCATCCTTGACTGCAGGACAAAAGGACTGTTGGTCATACCAGTCTTTTATATGATGGACCCTTCAGATGTAAGACACCAGAAAGGTACTTATGGGGAAGCATTAGCTAAGCATCAGAAAAGATTCAAAGCTGAAAAGTTGCAGAAATGGAAGATGGCTCTCCAACAAGTGGCTGATCTCTCTGGTTATCATTTCAAACATGGGTACTTGTCTTACTTTTCATACTAccttgtaatttatatatatggtTAGTTTTACTTGTCTAACGATTTAACTTGaaattctgaaaagaaaataaatacttGTTAACCTTGTCAATTGATATACGTATCGTTTAACTTTTTGTTTGAACAGAAATGAATATGAACACGAGTTTATTGGGAGGATTGTTGAGCGGGTCTCTAGGGAGATTAGCAGTGTTTATTTACCTGTTGATGATTACCTAGTGGGACTAGAGTCAAAAGTCCAAGAGGTAAAGAAGCTTCTGGATTTAGGATCTCATGATGGTGTTGTGATAGGGATCCATGGAATGGGTGGGATAGGAAAAACAACACTTGCTCTGGCAGTTTATAATTTGATTGCTGCTAATTTTGATGAATCGTGTTTTCTTCAAAATGTGAGAGAAGAATCAAACAAATATGGGCTAAAACACCTCCAAAGCATCCTTCTTTCGAAAATCCTAAGACAGAAGAATATCATCTTAACAAGTTGGCAAGAAGGAGCATCAATGATACAGCAGAGGCTGAGGCGAAAGAAGGTTCTCTTGATTCTAGATGATGTTGACAAGATTGAGCAATTAAAGACATTTGTTGGCAGATGTAATTGGTTTGGTCCCGGTAGCAGAGTCATCATTACCACTCGGGACCAACATCTTCTGACATCTTATGACGTTAAAAGAACTTATGTTGTGAATAAATTGAACTATTATGATGCTCTTCAATTACTAACATGGAAAACTTTTAAGAGGGGAAAGGCTGATCCAAGTTATGAGGAAGTTTTGCATCGTGCAGTAACTTATGCTTCTGGCCTTCCATTGGCCTTGGAAGTAATAGGTTCCAACTTGGTTGGAAAAAGTGTAGAAGAATGGGATTCTGCTATTGAACATTACAAAAGAATTCCTAGTGATGAAATCCTAAAGATACTTAAAGTAAGCTTTGATACTTtgggaagagaagagaaaaatgtttttcttgaCATTGCCTGTTGCTTGAAAGGATGTAAATTGACAGAGATTGAACATATGCTTCGTGCTCTTTATGATGACAGCATGAAACATCATATTAGTGTGTTGGTTGAAAAATCTCTCATAAAGATTAGTCAGAGTAGTACGGTCGAAATGCACGACTTGATTCATGCTATGGGTAGACAAATTGACCAACATGAATCACCTAAAGAGCCAGGAAAACACAAGAGGCTATGGTTACCAAAAGATATAATTCAAGTTTTAAAATACAACACGGTAAGTGAGACTCATggattgtttgttttgtttctcaAATTGATATGTCTTTTTCGTTTATCATATATTCATAtcatagtttttctttttcttgacaatttataaatttctcTACACGTGAATTGATTACTTACATATAACTAATAACCTCTTGATTTGTGCCTCTTTGCATTAACAGGGAATTGATATCATCTGTCTAGATATCTCCATATCTAAGAGAGAAGAAACGATATACTGGAATAGAAATGCCTTCAGAAAGATGAAAAAGCTTAAAATACTTATCATAAGAAATGGTAAATTTTCTGAAGGTCCCAATTATTTTCCAGAAAGTTTGAGAGTACTGGAATGGCATGGATACCCTTCAAATTGTTTACCATCAAATTTTGATCCGAGAAAACTTGTGATATGCAAGTTACCTCACAGTCCTTTTACGTCATTTGGGTTTCATGGTTCATCAAAGGCAAGTTTAGAGAATAAATTCTTTATCTTGTGAATTGATAAATACACTTCAAATGTATTCAATCGGTTCTTATGCCTTTTCTCCATTATTTTCTTTGCAGAAGTTGGAGAATCTAACCGTCTTGAATTTTGACAAGTGCAATTATTTAACGCAGATACCTAACTTGTCTGATCTCTTAAATTTGGAAGTACTTTCATTTAAAAAGTGTGGGAGTTTAATAGTAGTTCACGACTCAATTGGTTTTCtgaataaacttaaaatattgaaatctaAAGGTTGCAAGAAGCTTAGGAGATTTCCACCTCTCAACTTGACCTCTCTTGAACAACTTGAACTTTCATATTGTTCAAGTCTTGAGAATTTTCCAGAAATATTAGGAAAGATGGGAAACATAAGGAAACTTAGTTTGTTTGAACTTCCCATAAAAAACTTGCCTGTTTCATTTCATAATCTTACTGGACTACAAGAATTAGAGATGAGCTGTGATTTTGTTCAGTTAAGTAGCACTGTCTTGACGCCTGAACTGTCTGATTTTAGAGTTCATAAAGGCAAGGGGTGGCAATGGGTAAAATCACAAGAGGGTGAGGAAAAAGTGGGTTCAATGGTATCTCCAAAGATACATATGTTTTGGGTTTTATGTTGCAACTtgaatgatgattttttttcagcAAGTTTCAAGCAGTTAGCTCAAGTGAGTCATTTAAGGCTAAGGGAAAGTAATGTCACATTCCTTCCTGAATGCATCAAAGAATTTCACGGCCTATATTCTCTCGATGTGAATGATTGCAAGCATATTCAGGAAATTAGAGGGGTTCCACCAAACTTGAAATATTTCAGGGCAATAAACTGTATATCCTTGACTTCCACGGGTTCAAGCATGCTGTTAAATCAGGTTTTGTCAtgtttttaatgaatttgatttgataATATGTAGTtcatttaatgaatttttgataaattatgaTTAACAGCAGCTTCACGAGGCTGGAGGGACTGATTTTATCTTTCCAGGAGGAAGTATTCCACAGTGGTTCCATAAACAGAGGAAGGAACCTTCAATTTCTTTCTGGTTTCGAAATAAATTCCCTGCCAAAGTTCTTTGTCTTCTTATTGCACCTGTACTGGGTGATAACGTGACAGGATTGGTTAGATACATTATGTTCATCAATGGCAGAGTTAGAAAACAATATTTGTTACATTATCTGAACAGACAAGTGAAGATGTTGGAATCAGATTATACACATCTCTTTGATCTACAACACTCACATTTCTCCACTGATGATGATCTGATGGAAGAAGTGTCTTTAGAAAAGGAATGGAATCAGGTGACGATTACATATGAAGGTTTGATAGAGAGTTCCCTCATTAAAATAATCGGAATCCATGTTGTAAAAGAGGAAAACAGCAGCATGGAGGACATTCGATATGATGATCCTTATGCAAACACAAAAGAAGACAATCACCTCAACACTTCCCAATCACAACCCTTTCTTAAAATACAGACAGGTTTAATGTTGACATGCAAGTTTTTTATAGGTTCCTTTATGTTGTTCTCttgctttttattattaattttatctaacCTCACAAACAACCCAACCTGAGTATCACCACTCTATTTAGTTTTGCATTGTAATTTTCCTTTCAAATCCCAAAACTATGATTGATTAagatttgatgcattttctgcCTTTCAAGTTTTATCTCTGTTTTCATTTGTATGGTTActtttctcatttctaaattattttatccaaTAAGGGAAGACATAACTATCTTAGACAtctaaaagacaaaaagtaactGTGCACTTAAACACAATACCTATTCATGAACTAGATTCAATACCATGCTTCTAttttataacatgatttttactTTGATAAGTGATCAatgtaacaaaaatattaatgaacAAATGCCTCAAACTTTTCTTACAATAAACCCCTTGCCAGTAGGAGGATAGGAACATTAATCATACTCCCTCTTCCTGCAGGGATaccattaattaattaatatatatatatatatatatatatatatatatatgtatatatatatatatatagtcacttctttaataattattaatatacaaATGTACTGTTACTCATCTTTACTatacataaaattttcttaataaatttccttatgtttataaattttgtacTATTTAATATCAAGCGCCatgtaaaaaattgttgaatgaAAATCAATGGAGGACAAAGATATAACTTGTGAATTGTGAGAATGAATGGCTTAGAAGTGATCAATAATCAACACAGTCACAGGATCATCCTAGTGCAGAATTATGCACTGGTAATAAAGCATTTTTGGAATGTAATTAAAGGCGTGGCTATTCTGTGTTTGGAAATGGTCATATACACTCGTAAAATAAGAACATACAAATTAGAAGAAAACAATTGTCCATTTATTTGattacttatttatttcataaCAAGGATTTCACCTATAATTAGGGTATCCTCATAAATTAACATGGAACGAACACCTTATTATCAGAAACAGTTAAACATTTAGTTGTTCATGCACAACAAGAGCTACTATGGTTAGGCCTTGAGGAATTTAACTTGGAATGGAACAGCACTTAGAGCCAAACGGTGATTCCCTTTCTCATCAACAAACATCCCAACATTCTCACACTCAACATGCTTGCAGTAAGGGCACACGCTC includes these proteins:
- the LOC108344057 gene encoding miraculin, which translates into the protein MNMTLVALILVVALSTKALLGEAGAAPDQIVDTSGKKVRAGDYYYIVPASSDVGGLNLSTTGQDCPLDLVVVDGYQGLQFMFLPVNEKKGVIRVSTDLNILFATYTGCPDSTVWKLKDYDYSTSLWFVSTGGALGNPGPQTIQSWFKIEKYEDAYKMVYCPSVCNYCNYPCSDIGIYQDQYGKRLALTSDPYKVQFQKV
- the LOC108344634 gene encoding disease resistance protein Roq1 isoform X2; its protein translation is MALRSCSSSFIYEVFLSFRGEDTRHGFTGNLYKALDDKGIHTFIDDEKLQSGEEITPALLNAIEESRIGITVLSKDYASSSFCLDELTTILDCRTKGLLVIPVFYMMDPSDVRHQKGTYGEALAKHQKRFKAEKLQKWKMALQQVADLSGYHFKHGNEYEHEFIGRIVERVSREISSVYLPVDDYLVGLESKVQEVKKLLDLGSHDGVVIGIHGMGGIGKTTLALAVYNLIAANFDESCFLQNVREESNKYGLKHLQSILLSKILRQKNIILTSWQEGASMIQQRLRRKKVLLILDDVDKIEQLKTFVGRCNWFGPGSRVIITTRDQHLLTSYDVKRTYVVNKLNYYDALQLLTWKTFKRGKADPSYEEVLHRAVTYASGLPLALEVIGSNLVGKSVEEWDSAIEHYKRIPSDEILKILKVSFDTLGREEKNVFLDIACCLKGCKLTEIEHMLRALYDDSMKHHISVLVEKSLIKISQSSTVEMHDLIHAMGRQIDQHESPKEPGKHKRLWLPKDIIQVLKYNTGIDIICLDISISKREETIYWNRNAFRKMKKLKILIIRNGKFSEGPNYFPESLRVLEWHGYPSNCLPSNFDPRKLVICKLPHSPFTSFGFHGSSKKLENLTVLNFDKCNYLTQIPNLSDLLNLEVLSFKKCGSLIVVHDSIGFLNKLKILKSKGCKKLRRFPPLNLTSLEQLELSYCSSLENFPEILGKMGNIRKLSLFELPIKNLPVSFHNLTGLQELEMSCDFVQLSSTVLTPELSDFRVHKGKGWQWVKSQEGEEKVGSMVSPKIHMFWVLCCNLNDDFFSASFKQLAQVSHLRLRESNVTFLPECIKEFHGLYSLDVNDCKHIQEIRGVPPNLKYFRAINCISLTSTGSSMLLNQLHEAGGTDFIFPGGSIPQWFHKQRKEPSISFWFRNKFPAKVLCLLIAPVLGDNVTGLVRYIMFINGRVRKQYLLHYLNRQVKMLESDYTHLFDLQHSHFSTDDDLMEEVSLEKEWNQVTITYEGLIESSLIKIIGIHVVKEENSSMEDIRYDDPYANTKEDNHLNTSQSQPFLKIQTGLMLTCKFFIGSFMLFSCFLLLILSNLTNNPT
- the LOC108344634 gene encoding disease resistance protein Roq1 isoform X1, with amino-acid sequence MALRSCSSSFIYEVFLSFRGEDTRHGFTGNLYKALDDKGIHTFIDDEKLQSGEEITPALLNAIEESRIGITVLSKDYASSSFCLDELTTILDCRTKGLLVIPVFYMMDPSDVRHQKGTYGEALAKHQKRFKAEKLQKWKMALQQVADLSGYHFKHGNEYEHEFIGRIVERVSREISSVYLPVDDYLVGLESKVQEVKKLLDLGSHDGVVIGIHGMGGIGKTTLALAVYNLIAANFDESCFLQNVREESNKYGLKHLQSILLSKILRQKNIILTSWQEGASMIQQRLRRKKVLLILDDVDKIEQLKTFVGRCNWFGPGSRVIITTRDQHLLTSYDVKRTYVVNKLNYYDALQLLTWKTFKRGKADPSYEEVLHRAVTYASGLPLALEVIGSNLVGKSVEEWDSAIEHYKRIPSDEILKILKVSFDTLGREEKNVFLDIACCLKGCKLTEIEHMLRALYDDSMKHHISVLVEKSLIKISQSSTVEMHDLIHAMGRQIDQHESPKEPGKHKRLWLPKDIIQVLKYNTGIDIICLDISISKREETIYWNRNAFRKMKKLKILIIRNGKFSEGPNYFPESLRVLEWHGYPSNCLPSNFDPRKLVICKLPHSPFTSFGFHGSSKKLENLTVLNFDKCNYLTQIPNLSDLLNLEVLSFKKCGSLIVVHDSIGFLNKLKILKSKGCKKLRRFPPLNLTSLEQLELSYCSSLENFPEILGKMGNIRKLSLFELPIKNLPVSFHNLTGLQELEMSCDFVQLSSTVLTPELSDFRVHKGKGWQWVKSQEGEEKVGSMVSPKIHMFWVLCCNLNDDFFSASFKQLAQVSHLRLRESNVTFLPECIKEFHGLYSLDVNDCKHIQEIRGVPPNLKYFRAINCISLTSTGSSMLLNQQLHEAGGTDFIFPGGSIPQWFHKQRKEPSISFWFRNKFPAKVLCLLIAPVLGDNVTGLVRYIMFINGRVRKQYLLHYLNRQVKMLESDYTHLFDLQHSHFSTDDDLMEEVSLEKEWNQVTITYEGLIESSLIKIIGIHVVKEENSSMEDIRYDDPYANTKEDNHLNTSQSQPFLKIQTGLMLTCKFFIGSFMLFSCFLLLILSNLTNNPT